One Nocardioides luti DNA window includes the following coding sequences:
- a CDS encoding tyrosine-type recombinase/integrase produces the protein MAETRVRDLDGRLRQVRDIIEVLLGTAMRIGEVLALRPCDIQELPSGMVATVNGTVVQRKGSGTERLDRPKTAASIRTIPVPEFAAVVLRRRLATVRDPHGTVFANRTGRPLSPYNVRRTSGSSSS, from the coding sequence GTGGCCGAGACCCGCGTCCGTGACCTCGACGGTCGCCTCCGCCAGGTCCGGGACATCATCGAGGTTCTCCTAGGCACGGCCATGCGCATCGGGGAGGTTCTGGCATTGCGTCCGTGTGATATCCAGGAACTGCCCTCGGGCATGGTCGCCACCGTCAACGGCACGGTCGTGCAACGCAAGGGAAGTGGCACGGAGCGCCTGGACCGACCGAAGACCGCTGCCTCCATCCGGACCATTCCGGTGCCCGAGTTCGCAGCCGTGGTGCTGCGACGCCGGCTCGCTACCGTCCGTGATCCGCACGGGACGGTCTTCGCCAACCGCACTGGTCGTCCCCTCAGCCCGTACAACGTCCGCCGCACTTCAGGGAGTTCCTCGTCCTAG
- a CDS encoding helix-turn-helix transcriptional regulator — translation MRDQAVASRQKLSTESIGCMGHPAPLGRSRPAAARLAHLVCMATTTPSETGLGSVLTLSQLAAQRGVTVQTLYDLRSQGRGPRGFRVGRELRFRVIEVDAWLAQMEADDAERHPRQAG, via the coding sequence ATGCGGGACCAGGCAGTGGCAAGTCGGCAGAAACTCAGCACAGAGTCGATCGGATGCATGGGCCACCCGGCCCCTCTGGGCCGGTCTCGACCGGCCGCGGCGCGGCTCGCACACCTCGTCTGTATGGCGACCACCACACCTTCCGAGACGGGACTCGGCTCCGTCCTTACCCTCTCCCAGCTCGCCGCGCAGCGGGGCGTTACCGTCCAGACTTTGTACGACCTGCGCAGCCAGGGCCGCGGCCCACGCGGGTTCCGCGTTGGCCGTGAACTTCGGTTCCGAGTCATCGAAGTCGACGCCTGGCTCGCCCAGATGGAGGCCGACGACGCCGAACGCCACCCCCGCCAGGCTGGTTGA
- a CDS encoding IS481 family transposase, which produces MSKARLVITAIVIERRPPAEVIAEYGVSKSWLYELLARYRTEGDAAFEPRSKRPHTSPTAIDQAAVELIVRLRKQLTEAGLDAGPDTIAWHLEHHHQTKISTATVSRTLTRQGLVEPSPKKRPKSSYIRFEADLPNETWQSDFTHYRLADGRDVEIITWLDDHSRYALHVSGHSRITGPIVLATFRETASQHGHPASVLTDNGLVYTTRFSGGRGGRNGLESELRRLDIIQKNTRPNHPTTTGKVERFQQTMKKWLRAQPTQPATLEDLQALLDAFIDEYNHRRPHRSLPHRATPATAYRARPKATPRTDRSTDTHYRVLHDIVDKDGKLSLRLNGQLHHIGIGVEHRRTPVIKLVEDHQVRIINATTGELLRELTIDPTRDYQPLGRPPGPRPGQNRRPDPRNGSGLSGIS; this is translated from the coding sequence GTGTCGAAAGCCCGCCTGGTCATCACCGCGATCGTCATCGAGCGCCGCCCACCGGCCGAGGTCATCGCCGAGTACGGCGTCTCGAAGTCCTGGCTCTACGAACTCCTGGCCCGCTACCGCACCGAGGGCGACGCCGCGTTCGAGCCCAGGTCGAAACGACCGCACACCTCACCAACCGCGATCGACCAGGCCGCCGTCGAGCTGATCGTGCGGCTACGCAAACAGCTCACCGAAGCTGGCCTCGACGCCGGCCCCGACACCATCGCCTGGCACCTCGAGCACCACCACCAGACCAAGATCTCGACCGCGACCGTGTCCCGGACCCTCACCCGGCAAGGACTCGTCGAACCCAGCCCGAAGAAGCGACCCAAGAGCTCCTACATCCGCTTCGAAGCAGACCTACCGAACGAGACCTGGCAGTCCGACTTCACCCACTACCGACTCGCTGATGGCCGCGACGTCGAGATCATCACCTGGCTCGACGACCACTCCCGCTACGCGCTCCACGTCTCCGGCCACTCCCGGATCACCGGCCCGATCGTGCTCGCCACGTTCCGCGAAACAGCAAGCCAACACGGCCACCCCGCATCCGTGCTCACCGACAACGGGCTCGTCTACACCACCCGGTTCTCCGGTGGCCGCGGCGGACGCAACGGGCTCGAGTCCGAGCTACGACGCCTCGACATCATCCAGAAGAACACCCGCCCGAACCACCCGACCACCACCGGCAAGGTCGAGCGGTTCCAGCAGACCATGAAGAAATGGCTCCGCGCACAGCCGACCCAACCCGCCACCCTCGAGGACCTCCAAGCCCTCCTCGACGCCTTCATCGACGAGTACAACCACCGCCGCCCGCACCGCTCCCTGCCCCACCGGGCGACCCCAGCCACCGCCTACCGGGCCCGACCGAAAGCCACCCCCCGCACCGACCGCAGCACCGACACCCACTACCGAGTCCTGCACGACATCGTCGACAAAGACGGCAAGCTCAGCCTGCGGCTCAACGGCCAGCTCCACCACATCGGAATCGGCGTCGAACACCGCCGAACCCCCGTCATCAAGCTCGTCGAGGACCACCAGGTCCGGATCATCAACGCCACCACCGGCGAACTCCTCCGCGAGCTCACCATCGACCCCACCCGCGACTACCAGCCACTCGGTCGACCACCCGGCCCCAGACCCGGACAAAACAGAAGACCGGACCCAAGAAATGGGTCCGGTCTGTCCGGGATCTCCTGA
- a CDS encoding LysR family transcriptional regulator: MLSLHQLRCFLAAYEHGSITAAAEELGYAQPSVSEQIRSLEKTLGATLFRRVGRGVVATTVADSLRPHAEATIAASEEARRAVRSVVALETGTIRFGMFGTARLYAGAGLVADVLARHPGVRVELIGQNSNDVQEDLRRGRLEAAMIAVPTVTSEGMQVTPVARDELVYISNDPDRLRSPVTAQRLAEASLVMPETTWRADDSTRIVLRQMLHETGRNPQTRIEVEDVETAVELVGMGLADSVIPRGAAEQLLPRLAPDAGWVSLRPKQFDTLAIVHRSGATLSPAARLMIQLATTRIQAIAEPVTPR, from the coding sequence ATGCTTTCGCTGCACCAGCTCCGTTGCTTCCTCGCGGCCTACGAGCACGGCTCCATCACGGCCGCGGCCGAGGAGCTCGGCTACGCCCAACCCTCGGTCTCCGAGCAGATCCGCTCGCTGGAGAAGACGTTGGGCGCCACCCTCTTCCGCCGCGTCGGCCGGGGCGTGGTGGCGACCACCGTCGCCGACTCGTTGCGCCCCCACGCCGAGGCGACCATCGCGGCGTCCGAGGAGGCGCGGCGCGCGGTCCGCAGCGTCGTGGCGCTCGAGACCGGGACCATCCGGTTCGGGATGTTCGGCACCGCTCGGCTGTACGCCGGGGCCGGGCTCGTCGCCGACGTGCTGGCGCGCCACCCCGGGGTGCGGGTCGAGCTGATCGGGCAGAACTCCAACGACGTCCAGGAGGACCTGCGTCGCGGGCGGCTCGAGGCGGCGATGATCGCCGTGCCCACCGTCACCAGCGAGGGCATGCAGGTCACCCCGGTGGCCCGCGACGAGCTCGTCTACATCAGCAACGACCCCGACCGGCTCCGCTCGCCCGTCACCGCGCAGCGGCTCGCCGAGGCCTCCCTGGTGATGCCCGAGACGACCTGGCGCGCCGACGACTCCACGCGCATCGTGCTCCGCCAGATGCTGCACGAGACCGGCCGCAACCCGCAGACCCGGATCGAGGTCGAGGACGTCGAGACCGCCGTCGAGCTGGTGGGCATGGGGCTCGCCGACTCCGTCATCCCGCGCGGCGCCGCGGAGCAGCTGCTCCCCCGCCTGGCGCCCGACGCCGGCTGGGTCTCGCTGCGCCCGAAGCAGTTCGACACCCTCGCGATCGTGCACCGCTCCGGGGCGACGCTGTCCCCCGCGGCACGCCTGATGATCCAGCTCGCGACCACCCGGATCCAGGCGATCGCCGAGCCCGTCACGCCCAGGTGA
- a CDS encoding TauD/TfdA dioxygenase family protein has translation MTLSIARETENETDAGTPTELTVTRLGGRIGARIDGVRLGADLGDQTVAQIRQALLRHKVVFFRGQGHLDDEGQIAFAEQLGTLTTAHPTVNTGSAHVLSLAATQGMAANSWHTDVTFVDHVPAISILRGVTIPPYGGTTNWANTVAAYDALPRPLKSLVDGLWAVHTNEYDYVADSEDPESDGPDRDALDRQQFRSTYYETEHPVVRVHPETGERALVLGHFVKRFIGLNSSESTAIFQLLQNRVTKLENTVRWQWQQGDVAMWDNRATQHYAVADFDNHRREVRRVTLVGDVPVGIDGRESRVVVGDSDAYTRIDELIS, from the coding sequence ATGACGCTCAGCATCGCGCGCGAGACCGAGAACGAGACCGACGCCGGGACCCCCACCGAGCTCACCGTCACCCGCCTGGGCGGCCGGATCGGCGCCCGGATCGACGGCGTCCGCCTCGGCGCCGACCTCGGCGACCAGACCGTCGCCCAGATCCGCCAGGCGCTGCTGCGCCACAAGGTGGTCTTCTTCCGCGGCCAGGGCCACCTCGACGACGAGGGCCAGATCGCCTTCGCCGAGCAGCTCGGCACCCTGACCACGGCGCACCCGACGGTCAACACCGGCAGCGCCCACGTCCTCAGCCTCGCCGCCACCCAGGGCATGGCCGCCAACAGCTGGCACACCGACGTGACGTTCGTCGACCACGTGCCGGCGATCAGCATCCTGCGCGGCGTCACGATCCCGCCGTACGGCGGCACCACGAACTGGGCGAACACCGTGGCGGCCTACGACGCCCTGCCGCGGCCCCTGAAGTCGCTTGTCGACGGCCTCTGGGCCGTGCACACCAACGAGTACGACTACGTCGCCGACAGCGAGGACCCGGAGAGCGACGGCCCGGACCGCGACGCCCTGGACCGCCAGCAGTTCCGCTCGACGTACTACGAGACCGAGCACCCGGTGGTCCGCGTGCACCCCGAGACCGGTGAGCGGGCGCTGGTCCTCGGCCACTTCGTGAAGCGCTTCATCGGGCTCAACTCCAGCGAGTCGACCGCGATCTTCCAGCTCCTGCAGAACCGCGTCACCAAGCTCGAGAACACCGTGCGCTGGCAGTGGCAGCAGGGCGACGTCGCGATGTGGGACAACCGTGCGACGCAGCACTACGCGGTCGCCGACTTCGACAACCACCGCCGCGAGGTGCGTCGGGTGACGCTGGTCGGCGACGTGCCGGTCGGCATCGACGGCCGCGAGAGCCGGGTCGTCGTGGGCGACTCGGACGCCTACACCCGCATCGACGAGCTGATCAGCTGA
- a CDS encoding alpha/beta hydrolase, with product MKPGVVRIVAIVLVVGLLVGGGVLAAVTALHADDAAGGSSRSSGPAPTTTPSPGATKPPRAALAAFYGQRLAWKPCQDSFECATLTVPLDYAKPDGETIDLALLKVPAADPSAREGSLVVNPGGPGQPGTGYAASAKDVFRQPLLDHFDIVGFDPRGTGQSDPVDCLSDAALDTYVAGDPNPDTPAEVRAYEDSVQALGAGCVKLSGDLASHISTIEAARDMDVLRAALGESKLTYLGASYGTKLGATYAELFPKQVGRLVLDGAVDLSISSRELSLEQAAGFETALRAYVQNCLDSADDCFLGDTVEEGLTKIRDFLGQVEDQPLDTSTDRELAAGQAFYGIVLPLYSRDNWYILSQALKQGFSGDGSTLLLLADLYSSRSQDGGYDDNSLEANYAINCLDDPYAISADQVPANEPDFEKASPTFGDVFAWSLTTCGGVVARTTEKPITVRGEGAAPIVVVGTTRDPATPYQWAVHLADQLASGVLVSRDGDGHTGYNSGNACVDDAVEGYLIDGTVPKDGLSC from the coding sequence TTGAAGCCAGGTGTCGTGCGGATCGTCGCGATCGTCCTCGTCGTCGGTCTGCTGGTCGGTGGGGGCGTGCTCGCGGCGGTCACCGCGCTGCACGCGGACGACGCCGCCGGAGGGTCCTCCCGTAGCAGCGGGCCGGCCCCGACGACCACGCCGTCGCCCGGCGCGACGAAGCCGCCGCGGGCCGCGCTCGCCGCGTTCTACGGCCAGCGGCTGGCCTGGAAGCCCTGCCAGGACTCCTTCGAGTGCGCCACCCTGACCGTCCCGCTCGACTACGCGAAGCCCGACGGCGAGACGATCGACCTGGCCCTGCTCAAGGTGCCGGCGGCCGACCCGTCGGCGCGTGAGGGGTCCCTCGTCGTCAACCCCGGCGGTCCCGGCCAGCCCGGCACCGGCTACGCCGCCTCCGCGAAGGACGTCTTCCGCCAGCCGCTGCTCGACCACTTCGACATCGTCGGCTTCGATCCGCGCGGCACCGGCCAGAGCGACCCGGTCGACTGCCTCAGCGACGCCGCCCTCGACACCTACGTCGCGGGCGACCCCAACCCGGACACGCCGGCCGAGGTGCGGGCCTACGAGGACTCGGTGCAGGCCCTCGGAGCCGGCTGCGTGAAGCTGTCCGGCGACCTCGCCTCCCACATCTCGACGATCGAGGCGGCGCGCGACATGGACGTCCTGCGGGCGGCCCTGGGCGAGTCGAAGCTGACCTATCTCGGGGCGTCGTACGGCACCAAGCTGGGCGCGACCTACGCCGAGCTGTTCCCGAAGCAGGTCGGCCGGCTCGTCCTCGACGGTGCCGTGGACCTCTCGATCAGCTCCCGCGAGCTCAGCCTCGAGCAGGCCGCCGGCTTCGAGACCGCGCTGCGGGCCTACGTGCAGAACTGCCTCGACTCCGCCGACGACTGCTTCCTCGGCGACACCGTCGAGGAGGGGCTGACGAAGATCAGGGACTTCCTCGGCCAGGTCGAGGACCAGCCGCTGGACACCAGCACGGACCGCGAGCTCGCCGCCGGCCAGGCGTTCTACGGCATCGTGCTGCCGCTCTACAGCCGCGACAACTGGTACATCCTCAGCCAGGCGCTCAAGCAGGGCTTCTCCGGCGACGGGTCGACGCTGCTGCTGCTCGCGGACCTCTACTCCTCGCGCTCGCAGGACGGCGGGTACGACGACAACAGCCTCGAGGCGAACTACGCGATCAACTGCCTCGACGACCCCTACGCCATCTCCGCCGACCAGGTGCCGGCCAACGAGCCGGACTTCGAGAAGGCCTCGCCGACCTTCGGCGACGTCTTCGCCTGGAGCCTGACCACGTGCGGCGGCGTCGTCGCCCGCACCACGGAGAAGCCGATCACGGTCCGCGGCGAGGGTGCGGCACCGATCGTGGTGGTGGGCACGACGCGCGACCCGGCCACGCCGTACCAATGGGCCGTGCACCTCGCCGACCAGCTGGCGTCCGGCGTGCTCGTCAGCCGCGACGGCGACGGCCACACGGGCTACAACTCCGGCAACGCGTGCGTGGACGACGCGGTCGAGGGCTACCTGATCGACGGGACCGTCCCGAAGGACGGCCTGTCCTGCTGA